The genomic DNA CCTGTTCGCTGGTATCAAGTGAGCGATTGATTCTGCAGACACTTCAGTCCCTGTTTGGACGGTATCCGCCTCAGACAGACCAGCAGCCTCAGTGCCTACCAAAGGATTGGTGCTGGTTGGCTCTACAGACGATGGGTCATCTCGGGTGCACGTCTGGAGCAGGGTGGAGGACTCCTCATCAGGGGTGTTGGGTGGAGCAGGTTGAGATGTTTCTGTTGAGCGCTCCTGGTCGTCTTGATCCGGAGGCGCTCCTCTAAatgcctccttctcctcctctggctTGTTGTCAGGTGTTTCATCGGTTGTCTCATCCTGTCTGGTCCACTTTGGTGAGTCTTCAGCTTTCTCTGAGGATGACTGAAACAGTCTTCCTAGGAGTCCAGGTTTGATGTCAGGTTTCTTGGTATCTTTCGGTTTGATCTTGTTGGCTCTGTCATTTCCCCCTGATGTGAAGAGTTTTGACAAAGGACTTTTTCCTTTAGACCAGGATCCTAGTCTGACTGGTGTCTTTTCAGCCGGTCTTACGGAACCCTTCagagaatttgttttttctccaggcTTCATCTGACTGTCACTGATTTCCTCATCCTTGGTGGAGTCAGATCTTTGGAGACTAGCGTCATCTTTTGGGTTCTTTGGGTCTTTTGGGACTTCAGATTGCTCTTGGTTTCTCTGATTATCAAGTGAATGTTCAGCTCTTTCTGCACCTCCATCCTGAACTCCTGCATCTGTCTGTGGGATCTCTGGACTGCTCTCCACCTTCAGTATCTGGAGGTTTTCCTCACTTTCTCTTTGGTTTTCAAACGACACCTGACCGGCCTCGTTTTTGTCTTCTAACACTTCATGTTTCTTCTCTTTGATCGGTTCGGTTTGGTCTGAAAACTGCAGACTGTGTTCTTCAGCAATTGCTTCCGGGGGTGTTGGAGACGGCAGCTCGTAGTGGGCTACGTCTACATGTAGAGAAAACCGGACGGCCTTCCTGGCTTTGTTCGGGTTAACGTCCACCCTGTCAGATGTTGGATTGAAGGttcttttggaggtgggggccACAGgtttctcttccacctgttggGTTGTAGCATCAGACGCCTTCAGCACCGAAGCCAAAGAATCGATACGGACTATTGGAGCGGTTCTGTTTGCTCTGGTTGGGTCTGTTTCCTCTGAGGGCGTCTGGACAGACTTCCCTTGTGATTTCTTTGATTCCCAACTGAGGGAACTTGTCTCTCGGACTTTTATTTCCGCCCCATGTTGGGTCTTTAATGGATTGGTGCCTGAAGGGTTTTTACTATTAGGAGGTACTTTGCCAATGTTGGGTACCTTTTCTTTCACAAATGCCTGCTGTGCCACGTTAACCATGtagctcttcttctgtggtggccAGCTCATTTTCAGTTTACCTTTAGCATCGCCACCAGTGTCTCCTCCCGGTTGTGTTGCAGAGGACCTCTTAAGAAACGCACCCTGAGAGGACTGTTCAGGTGACTTAACAATGATTCTAGAATCCGTCTCATCAGCACCTTCATTTTTGTGAAGCCACTGGTCTTTGTGCTGCTTGTGTCCAAATCCTTCATCATAATTCCCTTTCCTTTTAAAAAGCTGCTGGTAGTGAGAGCTGCAGTAGAATTCCCCATAAAGAGAAGAACAGTTGTGTAGGCTgcaataaaatagaataaaacaacGGTTGTGTCGTCTGTCGTTTGATCTTTAAACTGTGGAGTTTCACAATAATCATAATCGATGGTAAAATCATTCGTGACAGTATTTCTTTGCTTGCTAACGCTAACTGTCACTTCTACTAGTTGTTGATTGGATCCATTTTGTCATATTGTGAAGGGAATCTCACCTGAGCTTCTTCTTACAGTATTTGCAGCAGAAACACTTGTTGTGTAGGATAAGTTTATCGGCCACCATTTTTTCCATCGGATAGACGGGCGTCAGACACGCCGAACACATTTCCTTGGCGGCAGCCTGGAACTATGGCAATAAAACACATTGAGGTTCAGAAGACTGGGATTTAACGGTGATGGAAGTTCAAACAGAGGACCGGTGGGAGGAACCGTAGAGATCTGTCGGCTGACTAGAGAAAAACCTACAAGAATGTTCATGTCAAGTGAATTCTAATTAAATGGAGCAACTACTGAGTTGTTGGTAGAGAATGAAGTGACCACTGGGAGGAATGTATTCCTGTTAACATATGTTTAATAGCTTAAAGGAAATAAGAGAACTCATTTTAcacaattgtatttatttaaccgTTTATTTGACACATCACACAGTAGCAACTATGTGTTTGACTTTAATAAAAGAACACTTCATGTTTAACGTATAAAATCTATCTACGATCCTTTCTTTCAACTAAAAGTCAACATTTTTATAATTGCATCAGATTAATTTCATGACTAACCAAAACAAATTGTAATGTACACAAACTAAAGGGGGGGAGgggcacttcctgtttcatttagTGCTTTTCCCTTGGTTGGCTGAATGTAACAAACACCGTCCCATCCTTCTTGGCGTTGCTTGGCACGTTGTCCTGGGACCTCCGGTCTGATCTCGGGGTCAACGGGGACGTCATGATGGTTGGACTGTCCAGGCCAAACAGAGAGGACGAGTTACTGCCAGACTGTTTGGTGAAGAACCTGGACGTGACTGTAGACACAAAGACGTTCCCAAAGCCGTCGGTCTCCTCGTAGGTTTCGCTGACGGTCTTGGTGCCGATCATTCCGTCGGATTGTTCTGGAACAGTCTTCACTTGGAGAACGGTCATCTTACGGTCTGCAGGACTTCTGCAGGACTCCTTTCCCAGATCACTGTTAGCACCAGGATCTTCCGGCCTTGGTTTGAACGTGGACATCGCCGGTACGGGTTGCTCAGCAGGCCTCCTGGCTGCTGAGTGAATGGAGATGAAGGATGGGGAGGACTGGGAGGACGACTGTCTCAACAGTGGCTTTGTGTGCACTTGTTTGGGCCCTTCTTGTTTGGAGGGACCTGAGTCCAGAACACCCACGTCATTTGTCTCCTTCATTGGATCTGGTTTGGCCTTGCTTGAGACGATACTTATTTTCCGGATGTTTTTTGCAGGCTGAAAGTTTTGCTCAGATTTCAGAGATTCGTCAAATAATCCCGACAAACCTGCGATGTCCGCCTCAGACTTCAGACTGGAGACAGAGTACAACGCCTTTTTAATTGCATCTTCAATTTCAAGAAGCTTTGCCAATGTTTGTTCCTTCAGATTCATGATCTCCTTGCTTGCTTTTTCTAGATCTTCAAACGCAGTCTCGACTGAGGAGATGCTTTCTAGATCATCCTCCTGTGCCTCAACCTTCTTTCCCTCTGTCTTGTGTTGCTTTCCGTTCATACTGGGTGCGTCCATCCAGACAGGAACGTCGTTGTCGTAAATGATCTTCAAGGAGCCAACATCGGTGGCGCTAGTCTCTCCTTCGATCTCCTGCACCTGAGACAGAATCCCTTTCAGTTCCTCTCGTTTCCtcaaattttcaaatatttccatCGCCGCTTTTACGTTTCCTTTCATGATCTCGTCCTTGTGGACAGAAAGCCTCTGTCTTCTTTCGTCGTCCGTCTCCTTTACCTTCTTCTCTCTGAGAACTACTTTATCCTCAGGTTTTGATTGACTTGCATTCAGGTCATTTTGCTGGATAAAGCTTGCATCAACTGAATTCCTGGTCGTTTGACTTTGCAGTTTGCCATCAGGATGGTGTTGTTTcgtgggctgtgattggtcatgGGTTTGTCCTGCCACGCTCGTATTCTCTTGTTTCACTTTGACCTTTTTGGATAGCGAAGGCTTTCTTCTGTCCAGACTCTCACTTTCCCTTCTTTCAAAGTTCTGTCGCATTTCCTGCAAGCTTGTGGTCTTTTCCTGTTGATCACCTCCAGCCTGATTCTTCATGTACTTCTGAATCTCCTCGGCTGCATTGATTTTCTGGATCACGTTTTTCTCCATTTCCACCTCAGTGCTGTTTGACATCATTGTTTGACAGTTTGGTTTGTCTTCCATCGTTTCCTCAACATGTTTACGGTGGTGTGTTTCACAGCAGGTCTCTTGATTGTCTTCACCATGTTGCGTTTTATCTGTAGGGGAGTGTTTGCCTTGTTTTGGGTGGATCGCTGTatttttactgttgtctttcaTGGGGCCAGAGAATTCTGGAgcaggagttggtgaaatatccTGTTCCTCCACAACCACTGATTTTGTCCATCGAGGTTTTGGCGACAGGACCGGCTTCTGCTTGGAGGATTTATCACTTGTCTTTAGGGGGAGTGGAGGTGGAGCAACACTCTCTGTGATGGAGGACTTGGGGTTTCCATTTGCTACGGGGTTGAGGGTTGAATTCTGTGTTGTAATGGATGGCTGTCCTTCACAGGTTACTGAAATTGAAGGAAACAATTGTGCGTCAGATGGAGGCATGGACACCACAGCACATTCCTTGAGAACTGTCTTGCTCCTCTCTGAACAAGCCCTTCCTGAATTCCTGTATATCATGGCAGCCTTATAGTCTCCTTTGGACACGTTTAGACTAGACTTCTCTAGCGACTGCAGAGCCAGCTGGACATTCCCTCGTACGATATCCTCTTTATCTACGAGCCTCGGCTCGGTCGCTGCGCTCTGCAGAGACCTGATCGCTGCCTTCACATCTCCTCTGGTAACTTCTACCTCATCTTCTGTCGTCTGACCGTTAAACTCACAAACTACAAACGAAGGCAGTGATCCTTGTGCACAATTACTGACAACAACTGCACTTTGTGGACAAGTCTCAAAGGAGACATGGCTTTCCCGGTCTTTCTCAGTACTACTGACCTTTGGATAAGTCCTGATTTTCTGGGATCTTGAAGGGGTTGAACATGTTGGTTGCGTTGCCACTGAGGTGCATTCCTCCTGTGCCGTGACGTCCAGGTTGTAGATCTTTCCGGGGACAATGACGTCCCGCTCCACATGCATGCTTTGCTGCTTGGCCAGCTCCAAGGACTTTTTGGCTGCTTTCACGTCTCCGGCAATGATGACCTCTCTTTGCAATTGGCTTTCGTCCTCTTCAGGACCTTGAGCTGACAGGTCCATGTCGTAGATGGTTCCAGGTGTGATGACCTCCCGCTCCATACACGTGCTCTGCTGCTTTGCGCGTTCTAATGACTGCATGGTTGCCTTGATGTCCCCGGCCACGATGTCCTTCTTTTCCACCATAACGGGTGGCTGGACTGCAAGTTGCTGCTTTGCTGATACCACGTTGCCGGGGATGATCTCTTCCCTCGGGACGCAGCTGTCAACGGAGACCGAGCAGTCAGATGAGAACACTTTCTTGGTGTTCTTCACGTCCCCTGGCAGGATGTCAGAGATGGTGCGCTCCACTTGGTCTTTTTGCTGGCAGAGACTTCGCTTTGCCTCTTTCACATCGCCATGAACAATGTCAATGCTCTCCTCAGCCGGAATGCCGTTATCGACTTCATCCCCCGATGCCTCCGTGTGAAGAGTCTTCAGGTAGTGCAGATCTCCTTTCTCAATGCAGCTTTTGTACAGATTGACGTTTCCCTTTTCGTTTTCATCCACCCTGCAGGACGCTGGCGTCCTCTGACTGCTGGCAGTAGCTAAAAGACTTCCGATGGTGGACTTTATATCGCCCCTCTCTCTGACCTGACTCTCGCTTTTGCTTTCGGGGTTGCAGATGAGGGAATAAACGGACATCTCCGCTTGCCCTCCTGCACCCTCCTGCATTAGGATTCCCTTCCTTACATCCTTATCCTGGACTAGCAAACCGTCTATCATCTGGACGATGTTTTGAATTCTTTGATCTGTCTCAAAGTTGATCGCTGATTCATAGACAGGGAGCTCCATGACTGTGGTGTTCACTTTGTCCTTTTCCACTTCTCTAAGGAGAGTGATTTGGGGTTTTAGGGTGGTCTTAAGCAACAGCTGTAGCACGATGTTCCTGATGTTGCCCCCGACAACCTCTTCTTTCTGGATTTGCACACCGCTGTTGCTTTCAAACAGATATTTTGCCATATGAACGTTTCTGCTCTCGTTTGCTTCTATGATGATACCACTTGAGTGGACGAAACCCATTTGGCACAGATAGGAAAGGGTGTCGGCAACACTGTCAGCGGTGATTTTGTCCAGCGGAGTGGTCTCAAACAGCCATGTCGTACACTTCACATCAACCTTTGGGATCTGGTCTTCAGGACTTTGCACTGAGGTGTCCTCTGATTCCTTGATTTTGTCCAATGGTTGTGATTCAAACAACCAAGTGCAGCGTTTGACATCTCCTTTCTGACAGTCCTCCCTGTGGACCGTTTTCAGCtctccttgttcctcaggttcCCCTTTCAGACTGTCGATGGTTTGGTTTTCAAAGAGCCAGGTGGACGTTCTGACATCCCCACGCTGGACATCGGTCACACTTACCATTCGCACAAACTTGTTGGATGACTGTTCAgattcaaaaatgtgtttactgAGCTGCACGTTGCTGCCGCCGATGTCCTCAATGACCTTGACAGAAGGTTCATCCCGGACAGTGAGGGAGTCCAAAGGCTGCGTCTCAAACTTCCATCGGGCCGACTTCACGTCTCCTTTCTTTACATCTTCTTGGGTGACGGCTCGGATCACGTAGACTTCATTTTCTGCCTGAATGGCATCGAGGGGCTTCGTCTCAAACATCCACCTCGCTCCTCGGACGTCACCACTCAGGACCTCCTCCTTCTTCACAGTGGTGACCTCATGGAACTGGCCCTCCTTGTCTCTGATGGCGTAGAGGGGCTGGCTCTCAAACATCATGGTGCTGGACTTCACGTCCACGTTGTTCCCCTGATGTTCAGCAGAGAACCGCTTGTCTTCCAGGGGCTGGGGGTGGAGTTTGTCCAGTGAAGACGTTTGGAAGATGAACTTTTTGTTCCTCACATCTCCACTCTCAACACAGCCGACCCTCTGGAGGTTCACATCGTCGTCGTTCTTATTGATCAAGTTCATGGGACAGTTCTCAAACATCCAGGTGAAGGTATGCACTGAACCTTTCTCCACGTTGGGGTTCTTCTCTTCTGATGTTGCTGCTTCCACCTCGGATCCGATTTCATCCAAGGACTGAGATTCAAACAGTTCTTTGACCCAGGAGACATCGCCGGACTGAAGGCTGACCTGGCTGACGCACCTGTGGCCACGTTCAGGATGGGAATCCAGTCTTATTCGGTGTAAGGTTTCCGTTTCAAAGAGGTGCTTGACTGTTTGAACGCCGACCTCGGGCCTGACACGGTCCTTTATGGTGTCGCACAGCTTCAAACTGTACTCACCACCATCTCTGATGCTGTCCAGTGGCTGTGACTCAAAAAGCCAGGTGATAGACTTGACGCTGGTGTTGTCGATGGTTTCTTTATCCTCTTTTTCGTGGACTTTGTCTGCTTTATCATATAAAATGTCCATCGGTTGAGTTTCAAACAACCACTTACAGGTCTTGACGTCTCCTTGTTGAGGCTGGTCTACCACAGAAGGTTCTCTCTGGTTGAACTTGGCGTGGATCCCCTCGATGGTCTGGGTTTCAAACAGCCACTTTGCCGTCTTGACGTCACCCGATTGGTCCTCTTGTCTGGTGATGCCTTTGATGACCTCCACGTTTCCTTCCGTCTCTGCCAGCTCATCCAGAGGCCTGGTCTCAAACATCCATTTATAGTTCTGGACTTTGCCTTGAATGAATTCTTCTCGGCTGACGGTCGTGACCTTATGGAGGTTTCCAGAGCTGTCCTTGATCGCATATAAAGGAGTCGCCTCAAACATTTCTTGGTTGCTTTTGACATTTCCCGACGCTGAAGCTTTTTCCTTCTCAACAGTCTCCTCAGAATGAGTGATTTTGCTCAGAGGAATGGTTTCAAACAGGCGTTTGAATCCCTTGACATCGCCCTTTTCAACCACTTCCTGCTTGGACGAGGTTTCATTTTGAATACCGCAGCTCTCAAATATTTGCTTCTTATATTTTACTTCTCCTTGTTCATCAGCCGAAAGGCTAATTTTCTTCAAACGTCCAACTTCGTAGCTGTCGCTAAGAGTCTCCATGGGTTGGGTCTCAAACAGCCACAGGGAGGTCTTAACATCTCCCCCAAGAACTTCCTCCTTTTCCAGGGACTTTTGCTCAGAGTCTCCCTTCAGTGTCGCCAGCGGTTGCATTTCGAAGAGCTTTTTCTTGCTGATGACGGCAGCTTCTTCGGTGCCTTCAGCCACAGTTCCTACAAACTTGTCCACTTCCTGTATGGTGTCAAACGGCTGGGTTTCAAACATCCACCTCTTCTGGTCAAAGCCCCCCCGGTGGCCCTCTTCCAGAGAGATGCCCCTGATGATCTTCACTCCGTCGGTTCCCTTGTTGATCAGATCCAGAGGTTGGGTCTCAAACAGCCAGCGAGCCGTTctgatgttgctgctgctgatctCCTCCCTGCACACGGACTTGATCCCATGAACACCTCCACTGTCGTCCCTGATGGCACAGCAGGGGTCCGCCTGGAAGAGCTTGACCCTCTTCTGGAggtctcctctctgctcctggAGCTCCGACGTCAGCTTGAGCAGGCTGTGGTCCTCGATGGACTGACAGCGTCCCAGATGGCTCAGAGGTCTGGACTCAAAGAGCTTCCGGGTTCCTCTCACGTCTCCAGCCTGGATGGGCTCCTTCAGAACCGCCTCCACCAGCTCGCCCTCCTCGCCCTGGAGCTGGTTCAGGGTGTCCATCGGTTGGGTCTCAAACAGCCACATGGAGGTCCTCACGTCTCCTCTGACCGACGTCTGTCGCCTAGGAGACGCCGGTCGGTTAATGTCGACATGCTCGAACATGGAGGAGGTGCTTCTGACGTCGCCTCCTTTCAGCTCCTCGTCATGTAGCAGCTTCCTGGTGGCGTGAGGATCCCCGATGTTGTCCAGGGTCCAGTTCTCAAAGATCCACTTCATGGACTGAACTTCCCCCTGATAGGCCGCATCAGTGGGCGGGCTTTCTGGTCGCACCGCCTGCATCACCTCGTCGTCCACGGCGTCGTCCAGACTGGGTCTCAGGTCGGGGTGGATGTGTCTGAAGATCCGCTTCAGCTCGCTCTTCTGCCGCTGCTGGTAGAAGGTGGAGAAGGTTTCTTTGGGCGGGGGGATGGGGAGAACACCTTCATAGTCCAGGGGTCTGGGGAGgacggggggaggaggagggggaggcaaGTCTTCATCGGGAGACGATGGTGAAATGGTGATGTTCCTGGACTCTTCAGCCATCTGAAGACAGAATGAAGgtcaggtcaggggtcagggttcaGGATGAAGCATCAGGTAGAGCTATGGTGTTTAGTGAGAGGAGCCTCATGTTACCTTCTGGTGCTCGCACGGCGTTTTCACAGCAAACCATCCTTTATCACACCGGGTTAGAAACACCACAGCTGTTAGTGAGCAGACACCGACGCCCGGTCTCCACTAGGGGCGCTAAACCACACAACTGTTCATCTTCACTCTGTGTGCTGTGAATGTTCTGACTCCAGAACGCAGGACCCGGACATAATATAATGTATGTAATGCATATTATACtacatacataatatataatgtatagtttATGGatataaactatatatatatatatatatatatatatatatatatatatatatatatatatatatatatatatatacacacacacacacacactatatgtatatatgtatatactatatgtatatatacagtatatatactgtatatatatatatatatatacatatgtatatatatgtgtgtgtatatatatatatatatatatataaactacaGTTTTTGAGTTTACCTCAATGTGAATAAATTATGTCATAACTAAACATGACCAGCAGTCACATGCTAacacacatgctaacacacaTGCTAACAGTGATCACACAGCACACATGCTAGCACACTTGCTAACACACATACTAACACATGCTAACGGTAATGAGTACCTTCCTGTGTTTCGCTCTTCCTGGCGTAGCGACGACTTCCtgttgaacagaaaaacaaggcGTTCCTTTAACCTGCttgtgtgacatcacttcctgttcagcatAGTGTTACTGTGTGGgtgtggaccccccccctcctgacgCCTGTGCTGGGAGGAATGGGAGGCATCCCAGGAACTCACCGGCTGTGGGGGGGCCC from Antennarius striatus isolate MH-2024 chromosome 18, ASM4005453v1, whole genome shotgun sequence includes the following:
- the xirp1 gene encoding xin actin-binding repeat-containing protein 1 isoform X3, which encodes MSHKQVKGTPCFSVQQEVVATPGRAKHRKMAEESRNITISPSSPDEDLPPPPPPPVLPRPLDYEGVLPIPPPKETFSTFYQQRQKSELKRIFRHIHPDLRPSLDDAVDDEVMQAVRPESPPTDAAYQGEVQSMKWIFENWTLDNIGDPHATRKLLHDEELKGGDVRSTSSMFEHVDINRPASPRRQTSVRGDVRTSMWLFETQPMDTLNQLQGEEGELVEAVLKEPIQAGDVRGTRKLFESRPLSHLGRCQSIEDHSLLKLTSELQEQRGDLQKRVKLFQADPCCAIRDDSGGVHGIKSVCREEISSSNIRTARWLFETQPLDLINKGTDGVKIIRGISLEEGHRGGFDQKRWMFETQPFDTIQEVDKFVGTVAEGTEEAAVISKKKLFEMQPLATLKGDSEQKSLEKEEVLGGDVKTSLWLFETQPMETLSDSYEVGRLKKISLSADEQGEVKYKKQIFESCGIQNETSSKQEVVEKGDVKGFKRLFETIPLSKITHSEETVEKEKASASGNVKSNQEMFEATPLYAIKDSSGNLHKVTTVSREEFIQGKVQNYKWMFETRPLDELAETEGNVEVIKGITRQEDQSGDVKTAKWLFETQTIEGIHAKFNQREPSVVDQPQQGDVKTCKWLFETQPMDILYDKADKVHEKEDKETIDNTSVKSITWLFESQPLDSIRDGGEYSLKLCDTIKDRVRPEVGVQTVKHLFETETLHRIRLDSHPERGHRCVSQVSLQSGDVSWVKELFESQSLDEIGSEVEAATSEEKNPNVEKGSVHTFTWMFENCPMNLINKNDDDVNLQRVGCVESGDVRNKKFIFQTSSLDKLHPQPLEDKRFSAEHQGNNVDVKSSTMMFESQPLYAIRDKEGQFHEVTTVKKEEVLSGDVRGARWMFETKPLDAIQAENEVYVIRAVTQEDVKKGDVKSARWKFETQPLDSLTVRDEPSVKVIEDIGGSNVQLSKHIFESEQSSNKFVRMVSVTDVQRGDVRTSTWLFENQTIDSLKGEPEEQGELKTVHREDCQKGDVKRCTWLFESQPLDKIKESEDTSVQSPEDQIPKVDVKCTTWLFETTPLDKITADSVADTLSYLCQMGFVHSSGIIIEANESRNVHMAKYLFESNSGVQIQKEEVVGGNIRNIVLQLLLKTTLKPQITLLREVEKDKVNTTVMELPVYESAINFETDQRIQNIVQMIDGLLVQDKDVRKGILMQEGAGGQAEMSVYSLICNPESKSESQVRERGDIKSTIGSLLATASSQRTPASCRVDENEKGNVNLYKSCIEKGDLHYLKTLHTEASGDEVDNGIPAEESIDIVHGDVKEAKRSLCQQKDQVERTISDILPGDVKNTKKVFSSDCSVSVDSCVPREEIIPGNVVSAKQQLAVQPPVMVEKKDIVAGDIKATMQSLERAKQQSTCMEREVITPGTIYDMDLSAQGPEEDESQLQREVIIAGDVKAAKKSLELAKQQSMHVERDVIVPGKIYNLDVTAQEECTSVATQPTCSTPSRSQKIRTYPK